In the Kaistella sp. 97-N-M2 genome, one interval contains:
- a CDS encoding TetR/AcrR family transcriptional regulator: MEDKQNFLLKAANLFIENGAKTLTMDDIAREFGISKKTLYQKYRNKEELLEEVLQFKLGEVIQRMKYLDENIENAVERMGCRDVEIDRVSHSNNTILIRQLIKYYPAIFNKHMLNFSEQFSEVLVHNIEKGRTQGYYRKDFDAQIYTKIFFQIVMSYDSSPHLNTTIIDREDYNNEAMMMYMNAITTEKGKEVLKKIYSKKDKQ; the protein is encoded by the coding sequence ATGGAAGACAAACAAAATTTTTTATTGAAGGCGGCCAATCTTTTTATCGAGAACGGGGCGAAAACACTGACGATGGACGACATTGCGCGCGAATTCGGCATATCCAAAAAAACGCTTTATCAGAAATACAGAAATAAAGAGGAGTTGTTGGAAGAAGTATTGCAATTTAAATTGGGAGAGGTCATCCAACGGATGAAATATCTGGACGAAAATATTGAAAATGCTGTAGAAAGAATGGGCTGTCGCGATGTGGAGATCGACAGGGTCTCTCATTCCAATAATACCATCCTCATTCGTCAACTTATTAAATATTATCCCGCAATTTTTAACAAACACATGTTAAATTTTTCCGAGCAATTTTCCGAAGTTCTCGTTCATAATATTGAAAAAGGTCGTACACAGGGCTATTACCGGAAGGATTTCGATGCGCAGATTTATACGAAAATATTTTTCCAGATTGTAATGTCTTATGACAGTTCGCCGCATCTGAATACAACAATCATCGATCGGGAAGACTATAACAATGAAGCAATGATGATGTATATGAACGCGATCACCACAGAAAAAGGAAAAGAAGTTCTCAAAAAAATTTACTCTAAAAAAGATAAACAATGA
- a CDS encoding CsgG/HfaB family protein, giving the protein MKTSIKILSLILIILLQSCTLFNIPTNSEKSTLGEITPYTSEIKNLPAPKDKIVVGVYKFRDQTGQYKATENGASWSTAIPQGTTAILLKALEDSRWFTPIERENIGNLMNERQIIRTTRKEYSGNDGESATLPPLLFAGIILEGGVISYDTNVMTGGIGARYFGLGAGAQYRQDRITVYIRAVSTSTGEILKTVYTSKTILSTSFNGNFFRFIDTERLLESDIGITQNEPVQLAVTEAIEKAVYSLIIEGVKDNLWASKLKHPSDFNKIIASYQAEEKINDSRIIGNKFPEQNRGKMAVFANIEGFKIKGDYVGAKMNLGGKLGFKYFITDNINAEVNLNGVTIENTGIIKKNVLVSELNVEYLFLPKYKFSPFVYTGVGSFFTNRKNFYKAQVGGGVEYLIDRNFALRLMSQYDLGFTDDWDDYVFGERKDMGVRIGLGVNYYFGGKKIKN; this is encoded by the coding sequence ATGAAAACATCAATTAAAATTTTAAGTCTCATTCTAATTATTCTTCTCCAAAGTTGCACGCTTTTTAACATTCCCACGAACAGCGAAAAATCAACGTTAGGAGAAATAACCCCTTACACATCCGAAATTAAAAACCTGCCTGCACCCAAAGATAAAATTGTTGTGGGCGTATACAAATTCAGAGATCAAACAGGTCAGTATAAGGCAACGGAAAACGGCGCGAGCTGGAGTACCGCAATTCCGCAGGGTACAACCGCAATACTTTTAAAAGCTTTGGAGGACAGCCGGTGGTTCACTCCCATTGAACGCGAAAATATTGGGAATTTAATGAACGAAAGGCAGATTATTCGCACCACAAGAAAAGAATACTCCGGCAACGACGGGGAAAGTGCAACGTTGCCCCCACTTCTTTTTGCTGGAATAATTTTGGAAGGTGGCGTAATTTCCTATGACACCAATGTGATGACCGGCGGAATTGGCGCAAGATATTTCGGCCTGGGTGCCGGCGCACAGTATCGGCAGGATAGAATTACCGTCTATATCCGCGCGGTTTCTACGTCTACCGGAGAAATTCTTAAAACGGTTTATACGTCAAAAACCATCTTGTCAACCAGTTTTAACGGAAATTTCTTCCGTTTCATCGATACCGAAAGGCTTCTTGAGTCCGATATCGGAATTACGCAGAACGAACCTGTTCAACTGGCAGTTACAGAAGCCATCGAAAAGGCGGTATATTCCTTAATTATCGAAGGAGTGAAAGATAATCTGTGGGCCAGCAAATTAAAACATCCCAGCGACTTCAATAAGATAATAGCCAGTTATCAGGCCGAAGAAAAGATTAATGATTCGAGAATCATCGGGAATAAATTCCCGGAGCAAAATCGTGGTAAAATGGCGGTCTTTGCGAATATAGAAGGCTTTAAAATTAAAGGTGATTATGTAGGCGCAAAAATGAATCTCGGTGGAAAACTGGGTTTTAAATATTTTATTACCGACAACATCAATGCGGAAGTCAATTTAAACGGCGTGACTATTGAAAACACCGGAATCATTAAGAAAAACGTACTGGTTTCCGAATTAAATGTAGAATATCTTTTTTTACCGAAATATAAATTTTCTCCCTTCGTCTATACGGGAGTGGGAAGTTTTTTTACAAACCGCAAAAATTTTTACAAAGCGCAGGTCGGCGGCGGTGTTGAATATTTAATTGACAGGAATTTTGCCCTCCGTCTGATGTCGCAATATGATTTGGGATTTACAGACGACTGGGATGATTATGTTTTTGGCGAACGAAAAGATATGGGCGTTCGCATCGGTTTAGGAGTCAACTATTATTTCGGCGGAAAAAAAATTAAAAATTAA
- a CDS encoding carboxypeptidase-like regulatory domain-containing protein gives MKNYIQTAFLFLLMFSLFSCSEDLVEKVQTGTLKGVVIKKGSNQPVKNVKIHTTPSTETVFTKDDGSFIIENIPLGDYSVRAELTGYLTTFQGVNFKNNQQVVSVVFELSDDDSLNSPPPAPTLISPTDNAEGQPLSVDLSWTCTDPDSLDVLKYKLVVKNDFDNNVIEIKDLTETHYFLENLKFGVSYFWQVTVSDGINPEVNSVVFRFKTSTTPNNRFHYVKKSGGNYYIVSSDEANVNFQFTPLSTNSWRPRLNQNAGLIAFLRTVGGNAQIFTARPDGSDAFQVTNVPLGGFNNAETDFSWSKNGKEFIYANYNKLYRINKDGSGLQLMYTTPDGSFISECDWSDDGSKIALKTNDVTGYSVKIYVIDVLGNVMKTVLQNVPGAAGGLNFSIDGNLLLYTYDITGHQEDNYRQLNTHIFTYNLSTDEVIDWSVLSEKPDGSNDLDPRFSPNDAEVIFTNTSNDGISEKTITKITLQDNSRTILFPGAEMPDWE, from the coding sequence ATGAAAAATTATATACAAACCGCATTTCTTTTTCTCCTTATGTTTTCCCTGTTTTCGTGCAGTGAAGATTTAGTCGAAAAGGTGCAGACCGGAACCTTAAAGGGGGTCGTGATTAAAAAAGGCAGCAACCAGCCCGTGAAAAATGTTAAAATACATACTACACCCTCTACGGAAACTGTTTTTACAAAGGATGACGGCAGTTTCATTATTGAAAATATTCCCTTGGGAGATTATTCTGTACGGGCAGAATTGACGGGCTATTTAACCACCTTTCAAGGCGTCAATTTTAAAAATAATCAGCAGGTTGTATCTGTTGTGTTTGAGCTTAGCGATGACGATTCTTTAAATTCACCTCCGCCTGCTCCAACACTGATTAGTCCCACCGATAATGCCGAGGGACAACCGCTTTCCGTAGATCTTAGCTGGACCTGTACAGACCCGGACTCGTTAGATGTTTTAAAATATAAACTGGTCGTAAAAAATGATTTCGACAATAATGTTATAGAAATTAAAGATCTTACAGAAACCCATTATTTTTTGGAAAATTTAAAATTCGGAGTTTCTTATTTCTGGCAGGTCACGGTTTCCGACGGCATTAATCCCGAGGTTAATAGTGTGGTGTTTCGGTTTAAAACCAGTACAACCCCGAATAACAGATTTCATTATGTGAAGAAATCTGGTGGTAATTATTATATTGTATCCAGCGACGAAGCAAACGTTAATTTTCAGTTCACGCCCTTGTCGACTAATAGTTGGCGACCGAGACTCAATCAAAATGCGGGTTTAATTGCATTTTTAAGAACCGTTGGCGGAAACGCGCAGATTTTTACGGCTAGACCGGACGGTTCCGATGCTTTTCAGGTAACAAATGTGCCGCTTGGCGGGTTTAATAATGCTGAAACCGATTTTTCCTGGAGTAAAAACGGAAAGGAATTTATTTATGCCAACTATAATAAACTGTACCGGATTAATAAAGACGGCAGTGGGCTTCAATTAATGTACACAACGCCCGACGGAAGTTTTATTTCTGAATGTGACTGGAGTGATGATGGAAGCAAAATCGCGCTGAAAACCAATGATGTGACCGGCTACTCTGTTAAAATCTATGTTATTGATGTTTTGGGAAATGTTATGAAAACCGTCCTCCAAAATGTACCGGGTGCAGCAGGAGGTTTAAACTTTTCGATAGACGGCAATCTCCTGCTTTACACGTACGATATCACAGGACATCAGGAAGATAATTACAGACAGTTGAATACCCACATTTTCACTTATAATCTTTCGACAGATGAGGTGATCGACTGGTCTGTCCTAAGCGAAAAACCCGACGGAAGCAACGATTTGGATCCTCGGTTTTCCCCCAACGATGCGGAGGTCATCTTTACAAATACCTCCAACGACGGTATTTCTGAAAAAACAATCACCAAAATAACCTTACAGGATAATTCACGAACGATTCTCTTCCCCGGCGCAGAAATGCCCGACTGGGAGTGA
- a CDS encoding curli production assembly/transport component CsgF, which produces MKKIIITALLLAGIVSYGQQFVYKPVNPAFGGETFNYQWLLSSASSQNQFDEGNSRTNGLGNLNSLDSFTDSLNRQVLSELSRKLFGDQFGDGSLQPGTYVFGSIYLEVIQTGQGLLISILNTDTGEQSQIVVPGG; this is translated from the coding sequence ATGAAAAAAATAATAATTACAGCACTGCTGCTTGCCGGCATTGTATCGTACGGACAGCAGTTTGTTTACAAACCAGTTAATCCCGCTTTTGGAGGTGAAACTTTTAATTATCAATGGCTACTAAGTTCTGCCAGTTCTCAGAATCAATTTGATGAGGGAAACAGCAGAACTAACGGTCTCGGCAACCTGAATTCTTTAGACAGTTTTACAGACAGTTTAAACAGGCAGGTTCTTAGCGAACTTTCCCGAAAACTTTTCGGAGACCAGTTCGGCGACGGCAGCTTACAACCCGGAACATATGTTTTCGGCTCTATCTATTTAGAAGTAATACAAACCGGTCAGGGATTACTCATCAGTATTCTGAACACCGATACGGGTGAGCAGTCTCAAATTGTAGTACCCGGCGGTTAA
- a CDS encoding ATP-binding protein, translating to MNWEQIVGQEKLKNLLKESISDNRVSHAQLFIGKEGYGTLPLAMAFAKEIFRKENEHSSSKVEHLNHLDLHFSFPVFKDKKGGLSTYFFDDFREMILENPYANSEDWTKILSSDNKQLTIYADEIDELNKKFSLKSFEGGSKVLIVWQADKMNISAANKFLKFLEEPPKDTLIILTAENADFILPTTLSRTQLVEVPRIQDENLEFFLRNNNNLSEEKIKEIVFQAQGNWNDAQKILLTENSDSEFEDLFVTWVREAFQVKKKPEFLKNIVFWGRNVAGWNREKQKNFLDYCAEMFRLAMLQNYGNQNLVYKKIDSGGFKWDRFSTFIHGANIEAILEEISEADYHLERNANPKIVWTDLGIKLSRYIHKAA from the coding sequence ATGAACTGGGAACAAATTGTAGGTCAGGAAAAACTGAAAAATCTGCTGAAAGAAAGCATTTCCGACAACCGCGTGAGCCACGCTCAACTTTTTATTGGGAAAGAAGGCTACGGAACTTTACCGCTCGCCATGGCTTTTGCGAAAGAAATTTTCCGAAAAGAGAACGAACATTCTTCCTCCAAAGTCGAACATTTAAATCATTTAGACCTCCACTTCAGTTTTCCGGTTTTCAAAGACAAAAAGGGCGGGCTTTCTACGTATTTTTTTGATGATTTCCGCGAGATGATTCTTGAGAATCCTTATGCCAATAGTGAAGACTGGACCAAAATACTTTCTTCGGATAATAAGCAACTCACAATCTACGCCGATGAAATCGACGAACTGAACAAGAAGTTTTCGCTGAAAAGTTTTGAGGGTGGCAGCAAAGTGCTCATCGTTTGGCAGGCGGATAAGATGAATATTTCTGCAGCCAATAAATTTTTGAAATTTCTGGAGGAGCCACCAAAAGATACATTGATTATTCTCACGGCTGAAAATGCAGATTTTATTCTGCCGACAACTCTTTCCCGAACGCAGCTGGTTGAAGTTCCGAGAATTCAGGATGAGAATCTGGAATTTTTTCTGCGAAACAACAATAATTTAAGTGAGGAAAAAATAAAGGAAATTGTTTTCCAGGCGCAAGGAAACTGGAACGATGCGCAAAAAATTCTTTTGACAGAAAATTCCGACTCTGAATTTGAAGATCTTTTTGTAACCTGGGTTCGCGAAGCTTTTCAGGTAAAAAAGAAACCCGAATTCTTGAAAAACATTGTTTTTTGGGGCAGAAATGTAGCGGGCTGGAATCGGGAGAAACAAAAGAACTTTTTAGATTACTGTGCAGAAATGTTCCGTTTAGCAATGCTTCAGAATTACGGAAATCAAAATCTCGTCTATAAGAAAATTGATTCCGGCGGCTTTAAGTGGGATCGTTTTTCCACGTTTATCCACGGTGCAAACATCGAGGCCATTTTGGAAGAAATTTCAGAAGCGGATTATCATTTGGAAAGAAATGCGAATCCAAAAATCGTTTGGACGGATCTTGGTATTAAATTGTCGCGGTATATCCATAAGGCTGCTTAA
- a CDS encoding curli production assembly/transport protein CsgE has product MKTLIAILAVFFFAKTAAQNSTDIAGKITTENNNEMLKIKATVKNNSAIHYDLNYVMVSVKKGKAGNSSNKQSGKFSIKPNETKILSENAIKVTKKDALKVFLFVKDEHTNKVLSKDSLEVNADQFKDDVSYIPENRVELTGLTVDDTKTRMGQAFYESFFKKYSQFNKKYEGTITVSELPSFGRSSRILIMQNDQVIYSFQSKPDEESLDAESDKALALLMEYNSQNSLRNRDFKY; this is encoded by the coding sequence ATGAAAACTCTCATCGCAATTCTGGCCGTATTTTTCTTTGCAAAAACAGCTGCACAAAACAGCACCGATATCGCAGGAAAAATAACTACCGAAAATAATAACGAAATGCTAAAAATAAAAGCAACCGTTAAAAATAATTCAGCAATTCATTATGACTTAAATTATGTAATGGTTTCCGTAAAGAAAGGCAAAGCGGGAAATTCCTCTAACAAGCAAAGCGGGAAATTTTCAATAAAACCCAATGAAACAAAAATACTTTCGGAAAATGCCATTAAAGTCACCAAAAAAGACGCTCTTAAAGTTTTCCTCTTCGTCAAGGATGAACATACTAATAAAGTGCTTTCCAAAGACAGTTTGGAAGTTAATGCAGATCAGTTTAAAGATGACGTAAGTTACATCCCCGAAAACAGAGTGGAACTTACCGGATTAACCGTCGATGATACCAAAACCAGGATGGGACAAGCTTTCTATGAAAGTTTCTTTAAAAAATATTCCCAGTTCAACAAAAAATACGAAGGAACAATTACGGTTTCTGAGCTTCCCTCCTTTGGCAGAAGCAGCAGAATTTTGATCATGCAGAACGATCAGGTTATCTACAGTTTCCAGTCGAAACCTGATGAAGAATCTTTGGATGCCGAGAGCGATAAAGCGCTGGCACTTTTGATGGAATACAATTCGCAAAACAGTCTTCGAAACCGGGATTTCAAATACTAA